The sequence ACAAGGTTATAGGCTTCTAAAACCTTATTGGTTAGTTCATTTTTGTTGGTATTTTATTTTGCACTTGTAATGTATACAAGTAGGAGAATGTTGGGATTACTTATTGCATACCTTAAATTCCTAATTTTTAtgcatattatttattattttattaattccaAATGGTAAAGGGCATCCCACTTTACAATTTATAGTTAACAAGTTGTATATAGTATTTAGTATCATGAAATTTgctaaatataattatgaaatttaTAAGGTTTGAAAGAGAGGGAATTAAGTGTGGATTAAAAAATCAGGCAATATTTTTGTATCAATGCATGAAAGCATATTTCTAGTAGGTGGACAAGTATAAGGTTTTGTGCCTTGATTAAGGTTCCTAATTTTCTCATGGCTTTAGCAAATAGTTTTGGAAACTATCAATAGTTTATAGTTTAAAACTTGTCTATATATTACATGTATGGATTGGTGATATTGGATGTACATGCAATTGTAAGGGCTATATTGTTAGAGTGACTCCATGAAACTATTTTTTGAAGATCTCCTTGTCGATAGAGCATTAATACTTTGACAATATATTTACATAGCTATATTTGGTGTTAAATAATACATTGAGTGTGCTTTCAAGGCTAGGTTTTTTTTGAAAGGATTTTTGTAGGGTACATCTTGTGTCATGTGCTTTTTTTATAATCTTTGCTACATATATGGACTTGTTTGTATTGTTTCTCTCAGAAGATTAATGAAGGAACAATTGAGTTTGCTTTTGTGATCGTAGTTCCTTTATCATAGTCAAGTAGCCTAACTTAATAAGTTCCATTTGTGCTTTTAGCACCACCATTTTTAGATATCAAAGGTTGGAAAGAATCTAAAACTTTGAAGTGTAAAGTTCAAGGTCACATTTCTAAGTTCAAAACCAAAAATTAGGTGTGGAGATTACAACCACAAGTGTGAGATTGAACCAAAATAGAATAAAGgtcaatttctaattttccaaaatgTAATTATTTTCAGAGCATAATGGTTATATATGTACTAGTGAAAAATAGAATAGTTGTAGAACACACTACACTAAATCTTTCATTTCTCACATTAAAGTTAAATATGCTTAATGTAATGTGGTGGAAAATTAGGAAGTAGGGttcaagataataaaaccactaataagCCAAATTTATCCATTACATTGAAAGTggagtgaacccaatagatctagccacaatctaaATAAGGAAAGGGATTTTGTTTGGATTCATTGGTTGGGGGTActaatcctctttcttagttgaatttggaatgtaattgtgaaattaggctAAAAGTATGAATAATTGAATTAAGTTATCGAAAATAGATTGTTACAGATATCCCACAGAGCCACAAACTGAGATATCTAGGTAAAAGAATATGTTTAGAACATGTTCCCAAAAGTTTGGCTTGATTCTTTGGGACTAGGTAGCATAGATTCaccctggtcctccaaattttcctctgttgaaagttgaacctatttgtcgCTATTGACTCTGCTGGAATTCCTGAGTACAACTTCTACActtgtttcttgcacacagaaagagagGGAAAAATGTTGGGGATATGGGTTTTCCTTAGCTCAAACCTTGGTTTCAGAATCAACCTTGAATTTGAAATatgaattgaaatggaaattgcTACAAAATGGTTTCCTTTTGAGTGAAAGGCCAGATTTGAAACAAAAGTGTTGATAATTGAAATATACCTTGATAAAGTTGTGTTTGATCCTCATACAAGGGAATTATGATGTCTTGTAAAATACCTTCTAAGAAGATTAAtaatggatgccatcttgaatgcataaCTTGACTTTACTTCtgttccaatgcttgatgaatgactaattgcttgctcacttgaatttgctatagtgtaattgagatcttggtTTTGGTtggttaggtttcaaatgagaggggtagacctccttttatatgtGTTTGCCTGAAAATTAGTTGAATTTCTGGAGTATGCTGACATGGGGTCAAATTTCCTACTCACTTGAAGTGACCATTATGGGGACCCAAAATGGGTCCTGATTAGGAAGACCAGAGCACTGGGTGCCTTGGTCTTGAACTAGGACTAGGGAGCCCAACGCCTTGGTCCTGAGAATGAAGAATCCAACATTAGGGGGAGACAGTGAAGGTGATGAAAATGTGAGGTTGATAGTCGACGTGAGCAGAATCAAGACATACATGGGACATTAGATGATGAAGCACCAAagtgaggtctagatgaagatgaaattatatgtagatacaatttacgacactacacctaacatatttttaataattttttaaaatattttaaaattattttgatattcaattttaTTATCTAAATTAATAACTacgaattaataaattaattaatcaatctaaATTATAATAAGAGAAATAACTTATTGTATTTCATTAATATGAAGAATCCAACCAAATCATGTATTATTTCTAATTTGACCGAATCCTTTTACATGTGTCTAGGAGATTTTTAATTCTAATAGAAGACTTTTCATATCAATGTGCAAATAATTGAGAATCAAGAAAAATATTCGATTAAGTTTATAGAGATTCGAACCCGTGAAGTGTGAAAACTGGGTTGAAACCATGGGTTCATTCAAGGGAGCTTGCTACGCATGTATACTGTGTGCACAGCAGTTATTTGTTTTATTTAGCGAAACATCTaatatcatttcaaaaaaaaaaaaacgtaaCTCTGTACTTTTAAAGATATTAAATATCCTTTAGCCTTTCTCGAGCACAACTACTTCACCAATAAAGCGACGACTTTTGTTATTTTAAAAAGACTTGTACGAACGAGACATCGTGTTAAGTAAAGGACAAGTTACCCTAGCCCGCATATTAAGCGAAGTCCGCGTGAAAGAAACCTTTTCGTCTTCATACGCGCAAACAACTGTAATTTTTTATCATTACGTTGGAGGTATCCTACTCATCTTTATTCTGAACTGAGTTGTTCCAGCTGGCACGGATTAAAATGGATGATTAAAACTTCACCCTCAATACTTCACTTCATCTCTCTATATATACACACAGATTTCGTTTCTCAATATATTGCATATCGCACATAAAGCAAGCATTCACTGCTAACATTGTCAATAGATCTCAAGTCATGGGAGTTGGAGCAGCAGAAAAGCCCCTGATCAAGAGGCGTTTGTGGAATATGGTGAGAGTTGTCATTTTCCTCACTAGAAAATGTATGCTAAAGCGCAGGTATTTGCACGAAATATTTACGAAGAGGGGAAAGCTGTTGGCAAATAATGTGCGGAATATAATGTTTCAGAGTGGATCGCATGGGCCATTTGGGCTGAGAGAATACGAATTCTCATGCTCCAACAGCCCTGCATTCACAAGACCAAGGCAGCACAACTATTTCTCGTGCATTCGTCCCACTTCTTTTGAGGACCAGGAGGAGTACAATATGAGAGTAGACATTCTGCAGCCTTGCAATTTTCCTGCAGTTGAAGAGTCTGAGACACACACATATGATTTGGGCGATGGAGAAGTGTTGGGTACACCTGTGTCTCGCTCAATTGACGTTAGGGTTGATAGAGAAGCGGAGGATTTCATTGCGAGATTTCACAGCCAAATTAAATTTCAACGGCAGATCTCTTTGTTACAGTACGAGGAGATGCTTGCTCGAGGTGCCTGATGCTGATCTGTCCAATTCGACATATTTTTGGCTATAGTTGTGATGCACATTAGCTTAGCTGTAGGAGTAAATATGTTTTGATGCGCACTTGAGCTTTTTATTTCATTTCCATCGGAATTTGACAGGAGAGTTTCTCATATATAGTACATGTATTCCACACCATGGCCATATATCAGTTAAATTTTGTTTCATCCAATATTTATCTGTAATTGCATATGCCGGAATTTACTTGAataaaaatatatgtaatatattttcttaGTTTCATTTTATTTATAGTTTTGTTTGTTTTCTGATATAAGAGTAATTAAGAATCAATGATTGAAAGATATCCATTTTATCAAAGTAGTTCAAGATACAATCTCATTTCTTATATCATATCTTCACAGATTTAAATCTTGATAAACTGTATAAACAAAAAACATGTACAATCACTCTCATCAATTATAATCAATGAATTAAACTGCaacgatttaaaaaaaatatattaataactaaTATAATCAATAAACCTACCATCACTTTCACCAATAATTAAAAACTTTAATTACACCTAATATTTTAAACATCCTGTAGGACAATGACGAATTTGTACCAACAATTTCAACCGCGTTTGACAATTACACGTTGCGTATTtagtaaaaagaaattaaaaaaatctgGATTAATAAATATCATTCATATCATTTTGATGTGTTGTGTCTGTCTTCCACAGTAGAATGATTTATGAAACGAATCAAACAAAATCATTCCACATGAAAGATGCCGTTGGTTTTGGTAAGGTCAGTTTTTATTATTGCTATTGAATAGAATTATGCTAATTATGCATTTTAATCATATTAAAAAAGTGAAGAGCGAAGTCACATATCAAACGAAGACTACCTACTATGTCACTTTGACAAGCTGATTGAGAATGCagcataaataaatataaataatcaaTCATTTGATTAAACTATTTATAGAGTTTCTttagaaaagacaaaaaaataagtatgttttaaaaaaaagtgtttgtttgtttcTTATATACTAAATGAAGTTAATGAAAAAGAgctataataatataaaatataaatgtgTATTAAGTGGAGTTATTTCTTTAATATatcaaattataatattataaagttTAGAGTTCTATGATTTAAATATGATTATAAGATGTTTTAATAATTTTatgttatatttaaataaaaacgatgattgaaaataaaataagaaataattTTGAGATAGGTAGAGATCAAATTCTTTTATGATCAATCATTGAAAACCAACCTCAACATTGTTGGTAATGTTGATGCTACCTTTATTGTTTAGGTATTACTACGAGTAGATAATGTGTCCTTAGCTTTTTCCAATCTTGTTGATTTGTGCCATATCTTCATGTTTTCCCTAAGTACTTTGAATTTCTTATGAAGGTTATTCCCATATTTCTTGAGTTACTTGTTAAATTTGAGGCGTTTCCTTCGTGATAGTGGATAATTTTCATATAAAGATAGAGGTTAGAGTAGAGTAATCATATTTCAACATCATGAGGGCAAAAGGATTGAGAAAATAATCatacatttaaatttataaataaacttTATAATcacctatttatatgttttagaGATCACAGTGATTTTAGATACCATGAAACCAAAAAGATCTACTTTTTAGGTGGGTGAGTGGAAGATCATGATGGGTCAAATAGTGGCAATagggatttttttttatcaatgtaccctttttatattattaaattttgatATCAAAAGTTTATCAACATCAAGGATCTAATTTTATGCTATTCTTAGTGGTGtaattagattttaattttgatgtttgatttttttttagatatTGTAGATTTATATAGTTGTTGATGAGAAATTCTCATTTTGGGAACTTCTAGGGCTTTGTTCTTGGTCTTGTAGTAATATTTTTGGGTGTCATTTTTATGAAGGTGCATGATTTTTCCTATTTTCTTAGTGATATTATTAGATTGATCTTATTTCATGTAAAAACTGTACTTTAAGCTTGTGGCTAAATTTTGCATCCGCCTGTACTAAGATCAAGTCtagattttgttgttttttgttggacATATGTTGTCTTTGATATAAAAAATGATGTTCTCTCTGAGGGGGATTGTTAGATAGATGCTATCAGATGATAACCAATATGCTGCTTATTTTTGTGACATCTAGAAGGATGGGGGAGTTATTTTATTGTCTTGTCACGTCATATGTAGCATTTTGAGTTGCTATAGTACCATTGATTGATATGACTATGGAATTAATTGGGATAACTTTGTAATATCTTGTTGCATCTATTCATGTTGGTGGAAGTGTTCTATGATGATTTAGGTATGTTACCTAGACAATGAGCTTGGTCTAGTAACCTATTGTATTTCACATTTTCTCACGCTTGGGAGTTTCACCTTATGTTTTGAATAGAGAGTATGCCTACAAATATTTTTATCATTATCTAGAATTTTTGGAATTTTGTTGTAGTAGAACATGATGTTTGTTTTTCCAATTCGGCTACTATGTTGCTGATTGACCTAGCTCATGTTCTAGAATAATGTGGTAGCGATATATTGTTTGCACTATCAAAAATTAATGGTAAATGTTCCTTGAGACTAGATAGATCCTCAATAGGATTTGCATGATCTGTTTCCTTGTGGGGAATTCTATGTGATCTTGTTTAGGCTAGACCTATTACACGATTAGGCTAACTTGGAAATGAGGTGTAGTGTGTGTGTTTGTTGAAGATTGCACATGGAAAACCTTTAGGACCATTTAAGCTACCTTATGGAGTGTGTGGTGTGTTTCTTTGTTTGTGAAGCATGCAGGTTGATTGGACTTGGCTTATTACACATTTGGTAAAGAAGATTTTGTGTGGTTGACTTGATGATGATTAATCATGTACCAGGTCaacttgtaattgtaattgtagtTGTGACACACATAATTGTCCTAGATTCATTTTTGCATTTGGTTCTTAATATTGTATATGTACTTCTAAGGATATAAGTTCATATCATACTtattggagaattaggttgagTACAATTTTATGACTCATGTGcatcattattaaaatattttatgctatgaaggagaTTGTTTGAAGGCTGATCAGATCAGATGCAAGATGCATGCTGAAGATGAAGGTCCTAAATTCATACCATTCATATTGTTGAGATTGAGGTCATATTTATTGATTTGTTTCTCAAACCTAGGCATatgagattggtgtctctagtggatTGGTGCTCACAAGTATGTTAAGGGGATTGATGTTTCTAATAGATTGGTGCCTAATTAATTATTCTAAGTGATTCATTATTTTATGAGGTTGGATTTGGGTAGTAGACCCAAGCAactattctcattgtggtttttccaatCTTGGTTTTTTATgtatatttggtgttcattgtgtgaatgTGTGTTGgcttatatatttttaattgctGAATCATcaaggaatttaggtgaagaatatttgataatttctGTCTATTGCTTCAAGATTcattgaaaatatttatttatgacaAATAATATTTAATAGAATGTGAAAATTAGATGTACTAATTCACTCCTCCTCAGTATATTTTATGTCATTTTATTAGTATCGAATCTTAATAAGGTTTGTATTCAAATCATGCACCATTGATTAATGGATCCAATTATTCTTTTCAGAGTGGAAGGATGGAGTCCTACTTGATGGCTCTGGGTTTTGAGGTCTGAAAATCTTTTATAGATGGTTATGAGCTCCCTGAGAATCCCCTAAGGGATTAGGCTAGTAAGAAAGTTTGTGAGAATAGTTCTAGGGATAGGAATGCTATTATTTATGGTTTGACTAACTTTGAGTATGAGAAAAAAACTAAGGATGTATGGGTCAAACTGCATACAATTTATGAGGGATATGAGAAGGTCAAAGAAAAAAAACTTCAGACTTGCAAAAATCAGTTTGAACTAAGGACGAAGACAAAATATTATTGCATTTATGCTTTGAGTGCATGCAATAGTTTTTTCTATCAGAGGACTTTGTGAAGAGCTAAAGGAACTAGTCATTGTGAAGAAGATACTTTGATCCCTACCACCAAGATTTGACCCTAAAATGGATGCAATTGAAGAAACTAAAGATATGAACAAGTTGACT is a genomic window of Cryptomeria japonica chromosome 7, Sugi_1.0, whole genome shotgun sequence containing:
- the LOC131071928 gene encoding uncharacterized protein LOC131071928 — translated: MGVGAAEKPLIKRRLWNMVRVVIFLTRKCMLKRRYLHEIFTKRGKLLANNVRNIMFQSGSHGPFGLREYEFSCSNSPAFTRPRQHNYFSCIRPTSFEDQEEYNMRVDILQPCNFPAVEESETHTYDLGDGEVLGTPVSRSIDVRVDREAEDFIARFHSQIKFQRQISLLQYEEMLARGA